The following coding sequences are from one Granulicella arctica window:
- a CDS encoding response regulator transcription factor — MAGIIEEKRSALGIRLLMANLPIMVCDLLRSAFAQVPDIQIVEPINDVQQLLDISKKGTADIILLGSSRVENIFSAVAIIDALPECYKDAKVIVLTQRPGYAEVISLFRAGVRGIFCSSNLQFNMLCKSIRRVHEGQIWASNEQLGHLVSSVSRPKSTDVTDSHGRPLLTTREQQVLHLLADGMSNHELATMLRLSEHTVKNHLFRIYDKLGVSNRMEAVLYALTPRNTLPAPVAPTSKVASSKIRMIKTG, encoded by the coding sequence ATGGCGGGAATCATCGAAGAAAAAAGATCAGCACTTGGCATTAGACTCTTGATGGCCAATCTTCCAATAATGGTTTGCGATCTCTTACGAAGTGCATTCGCGCAGGTCCCTGATATACAGATTGTCGAGCCGATCAATGATGTACAGCAACTTTTAGATATTTCAAAAAAGGGAACCGCAGACATAATTCTTCTCGGGTCTTCGCGGGTGGAGAATATTTTCAGTGCTGTAGCCATAATTGACGCTTTACCAGAATGCTACAAGGACGCAAAAGTGATAGTCCTCACACAGAGACCTGGTTATGCCGAAGTTATCTCTTTGTTTCGGGCCGGAGTGAGGGGGATTTTTTGCAGCTCCAATCTACAGTTCAATATGCTCTGCAAAAGTATTCGGCGCGTCCATGAGGGGCAAATATGGGCCAGCAATGAGCAGTTGGGTCACCTTGTATCTTCCGTGTCTCGTCCGAAGTCAACGGATGTTACCGATTCCCATGGAAGGCCTCTACTCACAACTCGGGAGCAACAAGTCCTACATCTACTGGCAGATGGGATGAGCAATCATGAATTAGCCACAATGTTGAGACTCAGCGAGCACACCGTAAAGAATCATCTCTTCCGAATATACGACAAGCTCGGTGTATCAAACAGAATGGAGGCAGTCTTATACGCGCTCACTCCTCGCAATACTCTACCTGCGCCCGTTGCCCCGACAAGCAAAGTAGCATCTAGCAAAATCCGGATGATCAAAACCGGATAG
- a CDS encoding glycosyltransferase, which yields MSTVAYHLLTEAEAFSEFHGGAISRWAANVLRTTTAVVVCPSADSTWKFSPEAIFILPSLTRYSRFRRYISRLPWALHRALLERIFDPLLKRLQPGDVIWIHNRPDFAIALTPHIHRAGGRVILHMHNAHLIDWPYTLMRQVHVDRLIFVSEFLLKQARHKFPSLGACSVLYNGADETIFYPASDPEKRPSIPIVLFAGRLVKDKGVHILVDAMKILAQQGVRLQLRIVGSSNFGNSRETDYITQLKANAPATITFLPYRSGVALGDLFREVDMFCSPSIWDEPFGLVNVEAFASGLPVISTRGGGALEIFANGGGILVERGSVEQLAVALRQLAEDTELRSLFGKQGYATFHKHFTWPVVRSQVQEIYQSFSI from the coding sequence GTGTCTACTGTTGCCTATCATCTCTTGACCGAGGCCGAGGCCTTCTCCGAGTTTCACGGAGGTGCGATCTCGCGCTGGGCTGCAAATGTACTCCGGACAACAACAGCAGTCGTAGTTTGTCCGTCCGCCGATAGCACTTGGAAGTTTTCCCCTGAGGCTATTTTCATACTCCCAAGTTTGACTCGCTATAGTCGCTTTCGGCGCTATATTTCTCGCCTTCCCTGGGCGCTGCATCGTGCGCTTCTCGAGCGAATCTTCGATCCCCTTCTCAAGCGCTTGCAGCCAGGTGATGTCATATGGATTCACAATCGGCCTGACTTCGCCATCGCACTCACACCACATATTCATCGTGCCGGCGGTCGAGTTATTCTTCATATGCACAACGCTCATTTGATCGACTGGCCTTACACATTGATGCGGCAAGTTCATGTAGATAGACTTATCTTCGTAAGTGAGTTTTTACTGAAACAGGCTCGACACAAGTTCCCATCACTCGGGGCCTGTTCTGTGCTGTACAACGGAGCCGATGAAACGATCTTCTATCCCGCCTCCGATCCCGAAAAGAGACCAAGCATCCCAATCGTTCTTTTCGCAGGACGGCTTGTCAAAGATAAGGGCGTTCATATTTTAGTGGATGCCATGAAAATTCTTGCACAACAGGGCGTTCGCCTTCAATTGCGCATTGTTGGGTCTTCTAATTTTGGAAATAGCCGCGAGACGGACTATATCACCCAACTTAAAGCTAATGCACCGGCAACTATAACTTTTCTTCCCTATCGCAGTGGCGTTGCTTTAGGAGATCTTTTTCGAGAGGTAGATATGTTTTGTTCCCCCTCAATATGGGATGAGCCATTCGGCCTCGTCAATGTAGAGGCGTTTGCCTCTGGTCTGCCGGTCATCAGCACACGCGGAGGAGGGGCTTTAGAGATTTTTGCAAACGGTGGTGGCATTCTTGTGGAGCGCGGATCTGTAGAACAGCTTGCCGTTGCTTTACGTCAACTCGCAGAAGATACAGAGCTTCGGTCCCTTTTCGGCAAACAGGGTTATGCCACGTTCCACAAACATTTCACGTGGCCCGTCGTCCGTTCACAAGTTCAAGAAATTTACCAATCATTCTCCATATGA
- a CDS encoding UDP-glucose dehydrogenase family protein, with amino-acid sequence MNDTIRIVVVGSGYVGLVAAVCFAEMGHSVVCVDNDQQKVDALRGGNCLIHENYLPELLERYRNSRVRFTSDLAEATREAEAIFIAVGTPQSGSGIADLSYVEAVASEIARSLTTYTVIVEKSTVPVYTNEWIRKVMERNGVSQNLFDIVSNPEFLREGTAVRDFLHPDRIVVGTDSERAAMVLSKIYEPLTDGSYYKQPDAIDGFCTSHKPPPLLLTSTKSAEIIKHASNAFLALKISFINAVSNLCEAANADVEQVAQGMGMDSRIGPRFLRPGIGYGGSCFPKDVAAFRCVAEQLGVDFALLSEVETINASQKTRFLDKVRSALWTLRGKKLGVLGLAFKGGTDDIRESPAIELIQMLITEGCSIQAFDPAAMARAEQVLLSGPNLQYMQDAYEAAKDVDALLILTDWAEFSHLDLQRINRLMRYPIVVDGRNLYDPNLMLENGISYFSVGRPTKHHVQEFATVGSH; translated from the coding sequence ATGAACGATACAATTCGAATTGTGGTAGTTGGTTCTGGATACGTCGGACTGGTAGCCGCCGTTTGCTTCGCAGAGATGGGCCATAGTGTCGTATGTGTGGATAATGACCAACAGAAAGTTGACGCTTTGCGAGGTGGAAATTGCTTGATCCATGAGAACTATCTGCCCGAGCTCCTCGAGCGGTATAGAAATTCCAGGGTGCGTTTTACAAGTGACCTCGCCGAAGCGACACGCGAAGCAGAAGCAATTTTCATCGCAGTCGGAACCCCTCAAAGCGGGTCAGGGATTGCCGATCTTTCTTATGTTGAAGCAGTAGCTAGTGAGATTGCTCGATCACTTACAACCTATACAGTTATCGTCGAAAAAAGTACGGTTCCTGTGTACACAAATGAGTGGATACGGAAAGTAATGGAACGCAATGGTGTTTCACAAAATCTCTTCGATATTGTATCGAATCCGGAGTTTTTGAGAGAAGGAACAGCCGTTCGCGATTTTCTCCATCCCGATCGAATTGTAGTCGGAACAGATAGTGAACGTGCTGCTATGGTGCTATCGAAGATTTACGAACCGTTGACGGATGGCAGCTACTATAAACAGCCAGATGCGATTGACGGCTTCTGCACTTCGCACAAACCACCGCCCCTGCTATTGACATCAACGAAAAGTGCGGAAATTATCAAGCATGCTTCTAATGCATTTCTTGCACTAAAGATATCTTTCATTAATGCTGTGTCAAACCTCTGTGAGGCGGCAAATGCCGACGTCGAGCAGGTCGCTCAAGGAATGGGAATGGATAGTCGCATCGGTCCCAGATTCTTACGGCCCGGTATCGGATATGGCGGGTCATGCTTTCCGAAAGATGTTGCGGCATTCCGATGCGTCGCGGAGCAACTTGGAGTTGATTTTGCTCTATTGTCTGAAGTAGAGACCATCAATGCATCTCAAAAAACACGCTTTCTCGACAAAGTGCGCTCAGCACTTTGGACACTCCGCGGTAAGAAGCTTGGAGTACTCGGCCTTGCCTTTAAGGGAGGAACAGATGATATACGCGAATCGCCAGCGATCGAACTCATCCAAATGCTAATTACTGAGGGTTGCTCGATTCAGGCTTTTGATCCGGCTGCAATGGCACGGGCTGAACAAGTACTGCTTTCTGGTCCGAATCTGCAATATATGCAAGATGCATACGAAGCTGCCAAAGATGTCGATGCTTTACTCATTCTTACCGATTGGGCGGAGTTTTCTCACCTAGACTTGCAACGTATTAATAGATTGATGCGCTATCCCATTGTCGTGGACGGCCGTAATCTCTACGATCCGAATTTGATGCTGGAGAATGGAATCTCTTATTTCAGTGTAGGAAGACCTACAAAACATCATGTACAAGAGTTTGCAACTGTAGGATCTCACTAA